AGATTCTTTGAGCGTTTATATTGTGCGTTTTTAAACTTTTCTACATCTCTTCCGGAGCTATATCCAAATCTTCTTACTTCATTGTGATTATCTGTGCCTAAGAAGTTTACAGCAAATACGCCAGACTCTAAGATATAATCACTTGTTAAATTGTTCTTATTAATTCCAATAACTGCTTGCATTGGAGTATCTGTCATTTGAACAAAGCTATTAGAAGTCATACCGTTTATTTTATTATCTTTATTAAAAGATGTTATAACGTATAAACCATAAGTACAATTAAATAATACATTTTGAATAGCTTGTCTTTCTTCTTCAGATTGTTGTACTTCCTCTGGCATTAAATCAAATTTATCGCTACCTACGCCACAAGTTGGGCATTTTTCTGGTGCATTAGGACCTGTATGGATATATCCACATACTCTACATTTCCATTTTT
This sequence is a window from Alkalibaculum bacchi. Protein-coding genes within it:
- a CDS encoding flavin reductase produces the protein MKKWKCRVCGYIHTGPNAPEKCPTCGVGSDKFDLMPEEVQQSEEERQAIQNVLFNCTYGLYVITSFNKDNKINGMTSNSFVQMTDTPMQAVIGINKNNLTSDYILESGVFAVNFLGTDNHNEVRRFGYSSGRDVEKFKNAQYKRSKNLKLPVLTNAIGYVECEVQKDRTQDLGTHNLFVVTVVGGEIFEAKDPMSYAYFRATK